The following coding sequences are from one Treponema parvum window:
- a CDS encoding phosphoglucomutase codes for MQELPDIIMSASGWRKVFAESGKEDDGLPCIGKKNTIIAMLAAEIFADYIIKISNKASPSVVCGTDTRPTGSAVIDAVLKIFLAKGIVPHYAGVIAAPEIMAYSTRFDGFMYVSASHNPIGHNGLKFGLKDGGVLAGEENLKLANEFLKKWHEKNTEDRLKATANTALPSELDWVYANAPSVKNKSAAYYHDFMMRVISDSDDPAVQKNVFSIMRSKALKKKIAVVCDMNGSSRSLSVDEEFFKECGMDFYKINAAPGQIVHGIIPEGENLLFCAAEMERLKDKEKLPLLGYMPDCDGDRGNIVYWDRRSASAKTLEAQEVFALAVLSELAYGAWKNKGKKDYKPAVVVNCATSMRIDRIAEVFGAEIFRAEVGEANAVNLARKKRLEGYTVRIFGEGTNGGNITHPEAVRDPLNTVFALVRLLVMHPGNSKQPDLFKMWCKLTGQEDLYSPGDITITDIINTLPKYKTTNTFDKRAIMHIKTKDHGILKKRFQKEFEKSWVTMSPILKKKYGIVSYTAAATNGTVETQNIKDFSVSGNGGLKILFYGKENDAAENGGIAGIESGTLRMLQGRNKNGNALAFMWMRGSGTESVFRVLCDVKCKTHAKSQSEDLNSDTSDMEEDLLNWERSLIEIADKYK; via the coding sequence ATGCAAGAACTTCCGGATATTATAATGTCCGCTTCGGGCTGGCGAAAGGTCTTTGCCGAATCGGGTAAAGAAGACGACGGCCTGCCCTGTATCGGGAAAAAAAACACGATAATCGCAATGCTGGCGGCAGAAATTTTTGCCGATTACATAATAAAAATTTCAAACAAGGCGTCGCCTTCGGTCGTTTGCGGAACGGATACGCGGCCTACGGGTTCCGCCGTAATCGACGCGGTCTTAAAAATATTCCTTGCAAAAGGAATTGTTCCGCATTACGCAGGTGTCATAGCCGCTCCTGAGATAATGGCGTATTCCACCCGCTTCGACGGTTTTATGTACGTTTCCGCGAGCCACAACCCTATAGGCCATAACGGTTTAAAATTCGGTCTAAAAGACGGCGGGGTTCTTGCAGGCGAAGAAAATTTAAAACTTGCAAACGAGTTTCTGAAAAAATGGCATGAAAAAAATACGGAAGACAGGCTTAAGGCAACGGCAAATACGGCTTTGCCCTCGGAACTTGACTGGGTCTACGCGAACGCGCCTTCGGTAAAAAACAAGAGCGCAGCCTATTATCATGACTTTATGATGCGCGTAATTTCGGACTCGGACGATCCTGCCGTTCAAAAAAACGTGTTTTCAATCATGCGTTCCAAGGCCTTAAAGAAAAAAATCGCCGTAGTTTGCGACATGAACGGCTCCTCAAGGTCTTTATCCGTCGACGAAGAATTTTTTAAAGAATGCGGCATGGACTTTTACAAAATAAACGCTGCGCCCGGACAGATCGTACACGGAATAATTCCCGAAGGCGAAAATCTTCTATTCTGCGCAGCTGAAATGGAACGGCTCAAAGACAAGGAAAAACTTCCCCTGCTAGGCTACATGCCCGACTGCGACGGCGACCGCGGAAACATCGTATACTGGGACCGCCGCTCGGCTTCCGCAAAAACGCTCGAAGCCCAGGAAGTTTTCGCTTTGGCCGTTCTTTCGGAACTGGCGTACGGAGCGTGGAAAAACAAGGGCAAAAAAGATTATAAACCCGCCGTCGTTGTAAACTGCGCCACTTCTATGCGCATCGATCGAATCGCCGAAGTTTTCGGAGCTGAAATTTTTCGCGCCGAAGTAGGAGAAGCTAACGCCGTAAACCTTGCCCGGAAAAAACGCCTCGAAGGCTACACTGTGCGCATTTTCGGAGAGGGAACAAACGGCGGAAACATAACGCATCCCGAAGCCGTCCGCGATCCGCTCAACACCGTCTTTGCGCTTGTAAGGCTTTTGGTGATGCATCCGGGTAATTCCAAACAGCCGGATTTATTTAAAATGTGGTGTAAGTTGACCGGACAAGAAGATCTGTATTCTCCCGGTGATATAACGATAACCGACATTATAAATACTCTGCCCAAATACAAGACTACGAACACTTTTGATAAAAGAGCGATAATGCACATAAAGACTAAAGATCACGGAATTTTAAAAAAGCGCTTTCAAAAAGAATTTGAAAAAAGCTGGGTAACGATGTCGCCTATTCTTAAAAAGAAATACGGAATCGTATCTTACACTGCGGCGGCTACAAACGGAACGGTGGAAACTCAAAATATAAAAGATTTCAGCGTAAGCGGTAACGGAGGGCTTAAAATTCTGTTTTACGGAAAAGAAAACGACGCTGCCGAAAATGGCGGTATTGCCGGCATAGAAAGCGGCACCCTCCGCATGTTACAAGGGCGGAACAAAAACGGCAACGCTCTGGCCTTTATGTGGATGCGGGGATCCGGTACGGAAAGCGTCTTTAGGGTTTTATGCGACGTAAAGTGCAAAACGCACGCCAAATCACAATCCGAAGATTTAAACAGCGACACTTCAGATATGGAAGAGGATCTTTTAAACTGGGAACGCAGTCTAATTGAAATTGCCGACAAATACAAATAA
- a CDS encoding flagellar filament outer layer protein FlaA, with protein sequence MKKGFSFFVPLALFFSFCLPVFSQHNEKSVETVLIDNFDTPDQMDWTWKIQASRFVADGYPIISNFKGMPNSLLPFVKEGDPEPRVLGAKVSFKRKGDNWFEIYPSKDDKPYEIPFRGNVSQLDFWVWGSNYLYFMDALVRDAEGSVHIIPAGNLLFYGWKNIVVKIAGSIRQSSSRHSIADNMYFVGFRFRADAAEHADDFSVFIDKFQYMAAGITHVYDGYNLKDADFGDKKSTGDGQ encoded by the coding sequence ATGAAAAAGGGCTTTTCATTTTTTGTGCCGCTAGCTTTGTTTTTTTCATTTTGTCTTCCGGTTTTCAGCCAGCACAATGAAAAAAGCGTAGAGACTGTTTTGATCGATAATTTTGATACGCCTGATCAAATGGATTGGACGTGGAAAATTCAGGCCAGCCGCTTTGTCGCCGACGGTTATCCCATTATTTCAAATTTTAAAGGCATGCCGAATTCGCTTCTTCCTTTTGTAAAAGAAGGCGATCCCGAACCGCGGGTTTTAGGCGCTAAGGTTTCTTTTAAAAGAAAAGGCGACAACTGGTTTGAAATTTATCCTTCTAAAGATGACAAGCCCTATGAAATTCCTTTTAGAGGGAATGTTTCTCAGCTTGATTTTTGGGTATGGGGTTCCAATTATCTTTATTTTATGGACGCTCTTGTACGCGATGCGGAAGGTTCCGTTCATATTATCCCCGCGGGAAATCTTCTGTTCTACGGCTGGAAAAACATCGTAGTAAAGATTGCCGGCTCTATACGACAGTCGTCTTCAAGACATTCCATCGCGGACAATATGTATTTTGTCGGATTCAGATTCCGCGCCGACGCTGCCGAACATGCCGATGATTTCAGCGTATTCATCGACAAATTTCAGTATATGGCGGCGGGTATTACTCATGTTTACGACGGATATAACTTGAAAGATGCTGACTTTGGCGATAAAAAGAGTACAGGGGATGGACAGTAA
- a CDS encoding flagellar filament outer layer protein FlaA has product MKKYLLLSLFAIFSIGMSFAQVSLTEPDPSVIGNDSAEQALKNILVDNFEREGSWTVRMSLDAGVVTGRLFSGGPAGKEDEKELAEGEKDVGENNHSFGVKAEFFRRGINSIYIEAVRPIPIEGVTKTVSVWVAGRNMDHSLFLLVQDFFGRNYELYMGSLAFTSWKKITVAVPPSVDGVHGIVQSSAYYGNRPGLRITGFRIDCDPVNARGAYYVYFDGMHAVTDLYDIENHDVDDMDDNW; this is encoded by the coding sequence ATGAAAAAATATTTGCTTTTAAGTTTATTTGCGATCTTCTCAATTGGGATGAGTTTTGCGCAGGTCAGTTTGACGGAACCGGATCCTTCCGTTATAGGTAATGATTCTGCAGAACAGGCTTTAAAGAATATTCTCGTCGATAATTTTGAGCGGGAAGGTTCTTGGACGGTCAGAATGTCTTTGGACGCGGGCGTAGTTACCGGCCGTCTGTTTTCGGGCGGACCTGCAGGAAAGGAAGATGAAAAGGAATTGGCCGAAGGTGAAAAGGACGTCGGAGAAAACAATCATTCGTTCGGCGTCAAAGCGGAATTTTTCCGTCGCGGTATAAATTCCATATACATCGAAGCTGTAAGGCCTATCCCCATCGAAGGAGTTACAAAGACCGTTTCCGTGTGGGTTGCAGGCCGAAACATGGATCATTCCTTGTTCCTTTTGGTGCAGGACTTCTTCGGACGCAATTATGAGTTGTACATGGGATCCTTGGCCTTTACCAGTTGGAAAAAAATTACGGTTGCGGTTCCGCCTTCGGTAGACGGGGTTCACGGTATAGTTCAGTCAAGCGCGTATTACGGTAACCGGCCGGGTTTAAGAATCACCGGCTTTAGGATCGATTGTGATCCCGTCAACGCTAGAGGCGCGTACTATGTGTATTTTGACGGTATGCACGCCGTCACCGATCTGTACGACATAGAAAATCACGACGTAGACGACATGGACGATAACTGGTAG
- the mraZ gene encoding division/cell wall cluster transcriptional repressor MraZ, which translates to MSLLTGEYRNTLDEKGRILFPAKLRSELSDTFLIVTQGIDACLWLYTPAEWDVFSSKIMESASPFNEKNRSVIRRIIAPAQEVEFDKAGRLSIPQTLRDFASLSKDCLILGNIKYFELWDAESYGRYLKQSEESFRDAAEELNNITF; encoded by the coding sequence ATGAGTTTATTAACCGGCGAATATCGTAATACGCTTGATGAAAAAGGAAGAATCCTTTTTCCTGCAAAATTACGTTCGGAATTGTCCGATACCTTTCTCATAGTTACGCAGGGGATCGATGCGTGTCTGTGGCTTTATACTCCCGCCGAATGGGATGTTTTTTCATCTAAGATAATGGAGTCTGCTTCTCCGTTTAATGAAAAAAACAGAAGCGTCATAAGAAGGATTATAGCTCCGGCGCAGGAAGTGGAATTCGATAAGGCGGGACGCCTTTCCATTCCGCAGACATTGCGCGACTTCGCCTCTCTTTCAAAGGATTGCCTGATATTGGGCAATATCAAATACTTTGAGCTGTGGGATGCGGAATCTTACGGCCGCTACCTGAAACAAAGCGAAGAATCTTTCCGCGACGCTGCAGAAGAACTTAATAATATTACGTTTTGA
- the rsmH gene encoding 16S rRNA (cytosine(1402)-N(4))-methyltransferase RsmH, protein MEVVHTPVLLEECLKYLSPLGEPYEKNAFMIDSTLGEGGHSYAFLERYPNLSVLGLDADPSIQEKARERLSVFSGRMRFYNGWFTDFYRNYPEDMPMPHLILFDLGISTYHYEKSGRGFSFLRDERLDMRLDPESSKTAADLVNTLKEKELADMIYLYAQEKFSRKIASAIVRARESGKIFSSKALAEIIYEAVPPKYRHEKIHPATRTFQALRIAVNSELKNLPAALTGAFDVLETGGKMGVITFHSLEDRIVKNYFRNLAKECVCPSEYPSCVCGGKPCAEILTKKPVCASEKELELNSPSRSAKLRVIRKSADAKARHKMGIAGVGL, encoded by the coding sequence TTGGAGGTGGTTCACACGCCGGTCTTACTCGAAGAGTGCTTAAAATATTTAAGCCCCTTGGGTGAACCGTATGAAAAAAATGCATTTATGATAGATTCCACTTTGGGTGAGGGCGGACATTCTTATGCATTTTTGGAACGATATCCGAATCTTTCCGTTTTGGGACTTGACGCGGATCCTTCAATTCAGGAGAAGGCGAGGGAACGGCTTTCCGTGTTTTCAGGACGTATGAGGTTTTATAACGGATGGTTCACCGATTTTTATAGGAACTATCCTGAGGATATGCCAATGCCCCATCTTATATTGTTCGACCTTGGCATTTCGACTTACCACTATGAAAAATCCGGGAGGGGATTTTCGTTTTTACGCGATGAAAGGCTTGACATGCGGCTGGATCCGGAATCTTCAAAGACGGCCGCCGACTTGGTGAACACTTTGAAGGAAAAAGAACTTGCCGACATGATCTACCTTTATGCCCAGGAAAAATTCAGCAGGAAAATAGCTTCCGCAATAGTCCGCGCAAGAGAATCGGGAAAAATTTTTTCATCCAAGGCTCTTGCGGAAATTATTTATGAAGCCGTTCCACCAAAGTACAGGCATGAAAAAATTCATCCTGCAACCAGGACGTTTCAGGCTCTCAGAATTGCCGTGAATTCCGAGCTTAAAAATCTGCCCGCCGCTTTGACTGGCGCCTTTGACGTTCTGGAAACCGGCGGAAAGATGGGAGTGATCACCTTTCATTCGCTTGAGGACCGCATTGTGAAAAACTATTTTAGAAATTTGGCGAAAGAATGCGTGTGTCCAAGCGAATATCCGTCTTGTGTATGCGGCGGAAAGCCTTGTGCGGAAATACTGACTAAAAAACCTGTCTGTGCTTCCGAAAAAGAGCTTGAACTGAATTCGCCTTCAAGGAGCGCAAAATTGCGCGTAATCCGCAAATCGGCGGACGCAAAGGCGCGCCATAAGATGGGAATCGCAGGAGTAGGTTTATGA
- a CDS encoding septum formation initiator family protein gives MKNILKYIFVCICAATVPALLVINSIQAMRYKKLEKEVTALEKKQVELVEENKRLITDISLLSGSDRIERIASTELNMHKAESEEIVRVEMKGRN, from the coding sequence ATGAAAAACATATTGAAGTATATTTTTGTCTGTATCTGCGCCGCAACAGTACCTGCGCTGCTAGTGATAAACAGCATACAGGCGATGCGCTATAAAAAACTTGAAAAAGAAGTGACGGCTTTGGAAAAAAAACAGGTCGAGCTTGTGGAAGAAAACAAGCGGCTTATTACGGATATAAGTCTTCTTTCCGGTTCTGATCGGATAGAAAGAATCGCTTCGACGGAATTGAACATGCACAAGGCGGAAAGCGAAGAAATTGTCCGCGTAGAAATGAAGGGGCGCAACTGA
- a CDS encoding UDP-N-acetylmuramoyl-tripeptide--D-alanyl-D-alanine ligase, which translates to MEKVVQYTLLTLDELLTAVAGYVVGRESGNAVFTSVVTDSRNVKTDSLFVPLIGEFQDGHKYIPQALEKGASVVFVAQSEYEKNKEYYEKLAKEGFSKRCSSSCDFAVFICVKNTLDALQAAAKAYVKKFPKLVRIGITGSSGKTTTKELIVSLLKQKYRVVYSEGNFNSETGLPLSVFKIKGDEQIGIFEMGMNHRGEIENLTNILRPQYALITNTGTAHIGLLGSRRNIAEEKKKIFKYIGKDGAAFIPAVDDFVDFLAEGVCGEVVRFGLGNYTTDAPCNSALSESAGAAVPDQSGASAAGSGLAVSGKSGAPVPPLKNITDLGIRGTKFDYRGVSIHLPLPGAYNLLNASAAIALAEKLELSPPQIKKGIESVAVMEGRNRVFDFTFRGKKITVFEDCYNANPDSVEKVLSLCLSVKGAKCLVLGDMLELGQESSDAHAAVGKSCVKFASEKDTKFIFVGPEMQKAAIAAEENGIKDIRVFKSYTDEDIKTIVSDVVLRLPRDTFILLKGSHGIGLERVTRQLQNMLREAEK; encoded by the coding sequence ATGGAAAAAGTAGTACAGTATACGCTTCTCACACTTGATGAGCTTCTGACGGCCGTTGCCGGTTATGTTGTTGGTCGTGAAAGCGGGAATGCTGTATTTACCTCCGTTGTTACAGACAGCCGCAATGTAAAAACAGACAGCCTTTTTGTGCCTCTTATCGGGGAATTTCAAGACGGTCATAAATACATACCGCAGGCGCTTGAAAAAGGCGCTTCGGTCGTTTTTGTCGCTCAAAGCGAATACGAAAAAAATAAAGAATATTATGAAAAGTTGGCGAAAGAAGGATTTTCTAAAAGATGTTCAAGCAGTTGCGATTTTGCAGTTTTTATCTGCGTAAAAAATACGCTCGATGCTTTACAGGCTGCGGCGAAAGCCTATGTAAAAAAATTCCCGAAACTTGTCAGAATCGGTATTACCGGTTCCAGCGGAAAAACCACTACAAAAGAACTGATCGTGTCGCTGCTTAAACAAAAATACCGTGTCGTATATTCCGAAGGAAATTTCAATTCGGAAACGGGGCTCCCACTTTCCGTTTTTAAGATTAAAGGCGACGAGCAGATCGGAATTTTTGAAATGGGAATGAACCACAGGGGCGAAATTGAAAATCTTACGAATATTTTACGCCCGCAGTACGCACTCATCACAAATACAGGAACGGCCCATATCGGTCTGCTGGGATCGAGACGTAATATTGCGGAAGAAAAGAAAAAAATTTTTAAATATATCGGGAAAGACGGCGCGGCGTTTATTCCCGCAGTGGACGACTTCGTCGATTTTTTGGCGGAAGGAGTTTGCGGTGAAGTAGTTCGTTTCGGACTCGGTAATTACACGACAGACGCTCCCTGTAACTCGGCTCTAAGCGAGTCGGCGGGTGCGGCCGTTCCGGATCAGAGCGGCGCTTCGGCTGCGGGTAGTGGACTGGCTGTCAGCGGGAAATCCGGCGCTCCCGTTCCGCCTTTAAAAAACATAACGGATCTGGGAATCCGAGGAACAAAATTCGATTACCGCGGGGTTTCCATACATTTGCCTTTGCCCGGCGCATATAATCTTTTAAATGCTTCAGCCGCTATCGCCCTTGCCGAAAAGCTTGAGCTTTCACCGCCGCAAATAAAAAAAGGTATTGAAAGCGTCGCCGTTATGGAAGGGCGTAATCGTGTTTTCGACTTTACATTCCGCGGAAAAAAAATTACCGTCTTTGAAGACTGTTACAACGCAAACCCCGATTCCGTGGAAAAAGTCCTTTCTCTCTGCCTTTCGGTAAAGGGAGCAAAATGTCTTGTGCTCGGTGACATGCTTGAACTTGGGCAGGAATCAAGCGACGCGCACGCTGCGGTAGGTAAAAGCTGCGTAAAATTTGCATCGGAAAAAGATACGAAATTCATATTTGTCGGCCCTGAAATGCAAAAAGCCGCAATAGCCGCCGAAGAAAACGGGATAAAAGACATAAGGGTTTTTAAAAGCTATACGGACGAGGATATCAAGACGATAGTTTCGGATGTGGTTCTTCGCCTTCCGCGCGATACGTTTATTCTTCTCAAGGGTTCTCACGGCATAGGACTTGAGCGCGTCACTAGGCAACTGCAAAATATGCTGCGGGAGGCTGAAAAATGA
- a CDS encoding FtsW/RodA/SpoVE family cell cycle protein produces the protein MNTYNFFAERPVSGYRQADKVFIFFVILMWGIGIATLLVCAENSAQRIFGDSLYFVKRQLVSSMIGFVLFALFAVVNIKTIRSLLPLMVLGTLILCMLTFFPGIGIEKKGAVRWVRLPGVSTFQPSELVKFTVILFLANLFDKQAQIPDLTKRSVFPAVIGLAVFVGIVFLQKDFSTGFFIFAIGIVLFFVSGAKLSWLIPFSFLAVPMAFLMISLEPYRMNRLIAFLKPTEDLQGINYQSFASRRSINAGGFWGQGIGAGLSKLNGIPEIQTDYIFAGWTEATGFLGVLIYMFLLVLFASRAYKIALSCKNRFAAIGAFGCATAIFVQSLLNCAVVSGVVPSTGITLPFFSSGGSSMMVTLAMCGFIVNASRTEFDTGLITENIHGVNDYE, from the coding sequence ATGAATACGTATAATTTTTTTGCCGAGCGTCCCGTGTCGGGCTACAGGCAGGCGGATAAGGTTTTCATTTTTTTTGTGATACTCATGTGGGGAATCGGTATAGCCACGCTGCTTGTGTGCGCCGAAAATTCGGCTCAGCGTATTTTCGGGGATTCGCTTTATTTTGTAAAACGACAATTGGTAAGCTCGATGATAGGATTTGTGCTTTTTGCGCTGTTTGCCGTTGTAAATATAAAAACAATAAGATCGCTTTTGCCCCTTATGGTTTTGGGAACTTTAATCTTGTGCATGCTGACTTTTTTTCCGGGCATAGGCATAGAAAAAAAAGGGGCCGTCCGTTGGGTTAGGCTTCCGGGAGTTTCCACTTTTCAGCCTTCGGAGCTGGTAAAGTTTACGGTCATTTTGTTTTTGGCCAATCTGTTCGATAAACAGGCTCAAATTCCCGATTTAACTAAGCGTTCCGTTTTTCCTGCGGTTATAGGTTTGGCAGTCTTTGTGGGAATAGTTTTTTTGCAGAAGGATTTTTCTACAGGATTTTTTATTTTCGCTATAGGAATAGTGTTGTTCTTTGTGTCTGGCGCAAAGCTTTCGTGGCTCATACCTTTTTCATTTTTGGCCGTCCCCATGGCTTTTTTGATGATTTCCTTGGAACCGTACAGAATGAACAGGCTTATAGCGTTTTTAAAACCTACGGAAGATTTGCAGGGAATAAATTATCAGTCTTTCGCTTCCCGCCGTTCGATAAATGCCGGAGGTTTTTGGGGACAGGGAATAGGAGCCGGCTTGTCAAAATTAAACGGTATTCCTGAAATACAGACTGATTATATTTTTGCAGGATGGACTGAAGCTACCGGATTTTTAGGCGTATTGATCTATATGTTTTTATTGGTGCTGTTCGCTTCAAGGGCGTATAAGATCGCCCTTTCGTGCAAGAACAGGTTCGCCGCCATAGGCGCTTTCGGATGCGCTACGGCGATATTCGTTCAATCGCTTTTAAATTGTGCGGTTGTGAGCGGAGTTGTTCCCAGCACGGGAATAACGTTGCCGTTTTTTTCTTCGGGCGGCTCGTCCATGATGGTGACGCTGGCTATGTGCGGTTTTATAGTAAATGCGTCGCGGACGGAATTTGATACAGGTTTGATAACGGAAAATATACATGGGGTAAACGATTATGAGTGA
- a CDS encoding cell division protein FtsQ/DivIB: protein MSDVRFASFAAPGAKRQSFGSLSYAHKDAIRDEDKISPEKAADKKHISALKIIFIILCFCLLLEGLAYKVVLPLMRYPAIEFSGIKNYSEQELTAVIYSGQKSSWLNFDTGRAAAALSSLSAVESVSVSKHFPDTISVTVTERSPVALTFITMDGRSVPVQIDKNGVLFSPNAESPVSDRTIPIVSGLPVEHLTDGMRIPQKYRRLIDQISDIRKLSQKYFAAISEICVVPKEYGNYELVLYPVGSRTRVLTDRSLSEEALQYMMVVLDIVKSLDSGVSEIDLRYGSVSYRTDGRWRRP from the coding sequence ATGAGTGATGTACGCTTCGCGTCTTTTGCCGCGCCGGGCGCAAAACGACAGTCCTTCGGTTCTCTTTCATACGCACATAAGGATGCCATTCGCGATGAGGATAAAATATCGCCTGAAAAGGCTGCAGATAAAAAACATATTTCCGCGCTGAAAATAATATTTATCATCTTATGTTTTTGCCTCTTGCTTGAAGGCCTTGCTTACAAGGTAGTGCTTCCTCTCATGCGCTATCCTGCGATAGAATTTTCCGGCATAAAAAATTATTCCGAACAGGAATTGACTGCCGTCATATATTCGGGGCAAAAATCGTCTTGGCTTAATTTTGATACGGGCCGCGCGGCGGCCGCATTGTCCTCACTGTCCGCAGTAGAAAGCGTTTCTGTGTCAAAACATTTTCCCGACACTATAAGCGTTACCGTAACGGAGAGAAGTCCCGTAGCTTTAACATTTATAACAATGGACGGACGCAGCGTGCCTGTTCAAATAGACAAAAATGGTGTATTATTCAGTCCTAATGCCGAAAGTCCGGTTTCTGACAGAACAATTCCGATTGTTTCAGGCTTGCCGGTAGAACATTTGACCGACGGTATGCGGATTCCTCAAAAATACCGCAGGCTGATAGATCAGATATCCGACATAAGGAAATTGTCGCAAAAATATTTTGCGGCGATTTCGGAAATTTGCGTCGTTCCTAAGGAGTACGGAAATTACGAACTCGTCCTGTATCCTGTGGGATCGCGGACGAGGGTTTTGACCGATCGCTCTTTAAGCGAAGAAGCGCTGCAGTATATGATGGTTGTCTTGGATATTGTAAAGTCTCTCGATTCCGGCGTTTCGGAAATAGATCTGCGCTACGGCTCGGTTTCTTATCGTACTGACGGCAGGTGGAGGCGACCTTGA
- the ftsA gene encoding cell division protein FtsA, producing MSIVVGLDVGTSFIRAALGEIHDDGSVEILGTAQRPSVGLRNGVIVNIEAACKVIKETIEASEQSAGYEVTSCVTGIGGAQTESLNQGGSAAIASHGKGRREINQSDIDRAIEMATAVYIPLDREMLHIIPREYFVDNLSYGINPPVHTIGARLKAEVHIVTASKTAVMNIRSCINRAGYRLDNIMLKTLAATQTVMHEDEMELGSILIDMGAGTTDVLVLIHGAPVCSVSIAVGGNLVTNDIAIVKGIPTAEAEKIKTASGCCWFDGIEEDLQVILPGIGGRPPEETSTAELCRIIQPRVEEIFSMVRSAVVRKANLTQLSGNIILTGGGAQMRGVVELAQNVFGTTAVRIGIPEKLGGIEEDYRRADYATVIGLIESCKDLVSARDGKKKKRAQNAARPEQSENEGILKKIKNMFF from the coding sequence TTGAGTATTGTTGTTGGGTTGGATGTAGGTACAAGTTTTATCCGTGCCGCGCTCGGAGAGATTCACGATGACGGAAGTGTGGAAATACTCGGAACGGCGCAAAGACCCTCTGTGGGGCTCAGAAACGGCGTTATCGTAAATATTGAAGCCGCATGCAAGGTCATAAAGGAAACCATAGAAGCCTCTGAACAGAGCGCAGGTTACGAAGTAACTTCCTGCGTTACGGGCATAGGCGGCGCGCAAACCGAAAGTCTTAATCAAGGCGGTTCTGCGGCTATAGCTTCCCACGGCAAGGGCCGACGTGAAATAAATCAATCCGACATAGACCGTGCGATAGAAATGGCTACGGCCGTTTACATTCCGCTGGATCGCGAAATGCTGCACATCATCCCCCGTGAATATTTTGTGGATAATCTTTCTTACGGAATAAACCCACCCGTGCACACGATAGGCGCTCGTTTAAAAGCCGAAGTGCACATAGTGACGGCTTCAAAGACGGCCGTGATGAACATACGATCATGCATAAACCGAGCCGGTTACCGGCTGGATAATATTATGCTTAAAACTCTGGCGGCCACGCAGACGGTCATGCATGAAGATGAAATGGAACTGGGCTCTATTTTAATCGATATGGGCGCCGGAACTACCGACGTGCTGGTTTTAATACACGGCGCTCCCGTCTGCTCCGTGTCGATCGCCGTAGGGGGAAATCTCGTTACAAACGATATAGCCATTGTAAAAGGAATTCCAACCGCAGAAGCCGAAAAAATAAAAACCGCTTCCGGCTGCTGTTGGTTTGACGGTATCGAAGAGGATCTTCAGGTGATATTGCCGGGTATAGGAGGCAGACCGCCTGAAGAAACGTCTACGGCCGAACTTTGCCGAATAATTCAGCCGCGCGTAGAAGAAATTTTTTCAATGGTTCGCAGCGCGGTTGTGAGAAAGGCTAATTTGACGCAGCTTTCGGGCAATATAATATTGACAGGCGGCGGAGCGCAGATGAGGGGAGTCGTGGAGCTCGCTCAAAACGTATTCGGTACGACTGCCGTCCGTATAGGGATTCCTGAAAAGCTCGGCGGTATAGAAGAAGACTACCGCAGAGCCGACTACGCCACAGTGATAGGCTTGATAGAAAGCTGCAAGGATCTTGTAAGCGCCCGGGACGGCAAAAAAAAGAAGCGAGCACAGAATGCGGCGCGTCCTGAACAAAGTGAAAATGAAGGTATTCTTAAAAAGATAAAAAATATGTTTTTTTGA